Genomic segment of Truepera radiovictrix DSM 17093:
CCAGTGCTCGTTCGTTCGCTCTCGAACCTGCTCATCTATATGACCAAGCGCGCTGATGGCGGGTGGCGCACCTATTTCGTCACCATGGAGCAGGGCTGCTACGCGGTCGATCATCGGGGTGACGACAAGGCTTACTTTGAGCAGATCTATACCCGCCTCGAGCCGCTGGCGACCTCGCACCTGGTCATCAACAACATCTTCGTCCCCGACTTGCCGCCCACGCTTTGGCAGGGCAACGAGCAAACTGACGCCCTGCGCGAAGCGGGGCGGCGGCTTGATCAGATGAACCTGCTGCCGACGCCCTTCCCGATCCACGAGTACCTCTCCGAGCGGAGCCTCGCGCACGTGAAGAAGCTTTTTGGTATCGGCGGGCTCAGCTACGGTAACTTGAGCGTCCGGCACGACGAACGCTCCTTCTGGATGAGCGCGAGCGGCGTCAACAAGGGTGAGCTCGAGGTCGTCGGACGCGACATCTTGCTCATCAACGACTTTGACGAGGCGAAAAACGCCATGCGCATCTCCGTCTCCCCCGAGGTCGAACCGCGCCGCGCATCGGTCGACGCTATTGAGCACTGGAAGCTCTACATGGAGCACCCGCGCATCGGCGCCATCATCCACGTGCACGCCTGGATGGAGGGTATCAGCAGCACGACGGTCAACTACCCGTGCGGTACGGCCGAGCTCGCGACCGAGGTCGCC
This window contains:
- a CDS encoding class II aldolase/adducin family protein; the protein is MTPITKTAPTIQTGTRLVGKPQHEHLRWFAEGVESVLRAHGHTLLGEDEGTPRLVINFTDAKRPRSFRRKSQGTFVVSVVEVGKEPENILQAAYPVLVRSLSNLLIYMTKRADGGWRTYFVTMEQGCYAVDHRGDDKAYFEQIYTRLEPLATSHLVINNIFVPDLPPTLWQGNEQTDALREAGRRLDQMNLLPTPFPIHEYLSERSLAHVKKLFGIGGLSYGNLSVRHDERSFWMSASGVNKGELEVVGRDILLINDFDEAKNAMRISVSPEVEPRRASVDAIEHWKLYMEHPRIGAIIHVHAWMEGISSTTVNYPCGTAELATEVAELARRQPDPARAVIGLKNHGLTITGLSLDDIFERISGRLLPQVPMT